One genomic window of Prochlorococcus marinus str. NATL2A includes the following:
- a CDS encoding lipoate--protein ligase family protein gives MNKLEEVLYLNPLELSGPEQMAIDLFLLEKSLAENNFNMAVRFYTWDGDWLSIGKNQKELPKKWIELLKNEQLKIVRRPSGGKAVLHSRGLTYALIWKYPPRNKKESYLKTTEWLKDGIKKAGVDLFYGNQPVNISNSNCFSTSTLADLVDQDKNKHIGSAQYWRNGHLLQHGEILMEPSKQLWQKVFNADPPKIKNEIKDKDKIINFLKDSLGKTWPNSQIFTYTLNQKDKEIIKRFAINKFKKINNY, from the coding sequence ATGAACAAACTAGAAGAAGTCCTTTATTTAAACCCTCTTGAATTAAGTGGTCCAGAGCAAATGGCAATTGATCTCTTCCTATTAGAAAAGTCATTAGCTGAAAACAATTTTAATATGGCAGTACGTTTTTATACGTGGGATGGAGACTGGCTATCGATTGGAAAAAATCAAAAAGAACTCCCAAAAAAATGGATTGAACTTTTAAAAAATGAACAGTTAAAAATTGTAAGAAGACCTAGTGGAGGGAAAGCTGTTCTTCATAGCAGAGGACTCACTTACGCTCTTATATGGAAATATCCACCAAGGAATAAAAAAGAATCATATTTAAAGACAACTGAATGGCTAAAAGATGGTATTAAAAAAGCTGGAGTGGATTTATTTTATGGTAATCAGCCTGTGAATATATCCAATAGTAATTGTTTTTCGACTTCAACATTAGCTGACCTAGTTGATCAAGATAAAAACAAACATATTGGAAGTGCTCAGTACTGGAGAAATGGTCACTTACTTCAGCATGGAGAGATCTTAATGGAACCGTCAAAACAGTTATGGCAAAAAGTTTTTAATGCAGATCCACCCAAGATAAAAAATGAAATTAAAGATAAAGATAAAATTATAAATTTTCTAAAAGATTCGTTAGGGAAAACATGGCCTAATTCACAGATATTTACATATACATTAAATCAAAAAGACAAAGAAATAATAAAACGTTTTGCTATAAATAAATTTAAAAAAATAAATAATTATTAA
- a CDS encoding site-2 protease family protein has protein sequence MGSWEVLKIRGIPLRIHPSWFLVFLYFTLSAKDQFETLLNGQASIWNGWVIGASTSSLLFLSVLLHELAHSFVAIGEGLKVRDITLFFLGGMASLEKECPTSKGSLKIAISGPVVSLLLAFLMILLSNNLSVSNFILSNLFKQVGSLNLLIGVFNLLPIMPLDGGVILKSLIWYFTGSKRAGIKVAIGSARLISFLAIFIGILSLLRGNFYLSICFSIIGLFVFSSSKSQSQIIQIQKILSELYVNQVCSRSFRVLEDDLPVKVLSKYSSFNKDNFSNEVWILLCREGRWVGYVNEKILKNISVQNWDKKFLYEFSQPINELPSISEKESLWKAILKIEKTKDGRLLVLSFSGLPLGTLDRVDLGKAVLKKIGLNLPDQLIKIARKENIYPLGLNLPNIAQSMDSSDLI, from the coding sequence TTGGGTAGTTGGGAAGTTTTGAAAATCAGAGGTATCCCTTTGAGGATCCATCCAAGTTGGTTTTTGGTTTTCTTGTATTTTACTTTGTCAGCTAAAGATCAGTTCGAGACGCTTTTGAATGGTCAAGCATCTATTTGGAATGGATGGGTGATTGGTGCATCTACCTCTTCTCTTTTGTTTTTATCTGTTTTATTGCATGAATTGGCTCATTCTTTTGTAGCAATTGGAGAGGGTCTAAAAGTTAGAGACATAACACTTTTTTTTCTTGGAGGTATGGCAAGTCTTGAAAAGGAATGTCCGACTTCAAAAGGAAGTTTGAAAATCGCTATTTCAGGTCCTGTTGTTAGTCTTTTATTAGCTTTTTTAATGATTTTATTAAGTAATAATTTATCAGTATCAAATTTTATTCTCTCTAATTTATTTAAGCAGGTTGGTAGCCTCAACCTTTTAATAGGTGTATTTAATTTACTTCCGATAATGCCTCTAGATGGTGGCGTAATATTAAAATCTTTAATTTGGTACTTTACGGGGAGTAAAAGAGCAGGGATTAAAGTGGCTATTGGCTCTGCAAGATTAATTTCTTTTCTTGCTATTTTTATTGGTATTTTAAGTTTGCTTAGGGGCAACTTCTATCTTTCCATTTGCTTTTCTATTATTGGTTTATTTGTTTTTTCTTCATCTAAATCACAGAGCCAAATTATTCAAATACAAAAGATATTATCTGAATTATATGTTAATCAGGTTTGTAGTCGTTCATTTAGGGTCCTAGAGGATGATTTGCCTGTGAAAGTTTTATCTAAATATAGTTCATTTAATAAAGATAATTTTTCCAATGAAGTATGGATCCTTTTGTGTAGAGAAGGGAGATGGGTCGGTTATGTAAATGAAAAAATCTTGAAGAATATTTCTGTACAAAACTGGGATAAAAAATTTCTTTATGAATTCTCACAACCAATAAATGAATTGCCATCTATTAGTGAAAAAGAATCATTATGGAAAGCAATATTAAAAATAGAAAAAACAAAAGATGGAAGACTACTTGTACTATCATTTTCTGGTCTTCCTCTTGGAACTTTAGATAGAGTAGATTTAGGTAAAGCAGTACTTAAAAAAATCGGATTAAATCTTCCAGACCAATTAATTAAAATTGCAAGAAAAGAAAATATTTATCCACTGGGATTAAATTTACCTAATATTGCACAATCAATGGATTCAAGTGACTTGATCTAG
- a CDS encoding acetyl-CoA carboxylase carboxyltransferase subunit alpha, which translates to MARRFLLEFEKPLVELENQIDQIRELARDSEVDVSQQLLQLETLAARRREEIFNALTPAQKIQVARHPQRPSTLDYIQMFCDDWVELHGDRNGTDDQALIGGLARIGEKSVLLIGQQKGRDTKENVARNFGMAKPGGYRKALRLMDHADRFNLPIISFIDTPGAYAGLIAEEQGQGEAIAVNLREMFRLKVPIIATVIGEGGSGGALGIGVADRLLMFEHSVYTVASPEACASILWRDAGKAPEAASALKITGPDLMKLGIVDEVLKEPSGGNNWAPLQAGDTLKNALEKHLSELLALSPDELRNNRYSKFRKMGKYLESQSIESEISV; encoded by the coding sequence ATGGCTAGACGTTTTCTCCTCGAATTTGAAAAACCTCTTGTTGAATTAGAGAATCAGATTGATCAAATCAGAGAATTAGCAAGAGATTCAGAAGTTGATGTAAGTCAGCAACTTTTGCAATTAGAAACACTTGCAGCACGAAGGCGAGAAGAAATATTTAATGCACTTACTCCAGCTCAGAAGATTCAAGTAGCTAGGCACCCCCAAAGGCCTAGCACACTCGATTACATACAGATGTTTTGTGATGATTGGGTTGAATTACATGGAGACAGGAACGGAACTGATGATCAAGCTCTAATAGGAGGGTTAGCTCGAATAGGTGAAAAATCCGTCCTTTTAATTGGACAACAAAAAGGTAGAGATACAAAAGAGAATGTTGCAAGAAACTTTGGCATGGCAAAACCTGGAGGCTACAGAAAGGCTTTGAGGCTGATGGACCATGCCGATCGCTTTAATCTTCCAATAATTTCTTTCATAGATACTCCTGGAGCTTATGCAGGGCTCATAGCAGAAGAACAAGGACAAGGAGAGGCAATCGCAGTGAATCTACGAGAAATGTTTAGGCTTAAAGTTCCAATAATTGCAACTGTAATAGGGGAAGGTGGCTCTGGTGGCGCATTGGGGATAGGCGTCGCAGACAGGTTACTTATGTTTGAACATAGTGTTTACACAGTTGCAAGCCCTGAAGCTTGTGCTTCGATTCTATGGAGGGATGCTGGCAAGGCTCCGGAAGCAGCATCAGCATTAAAAATTACTGGACCTGATCTTATGAAGTTAGGAATTGTTGACGAGGTACTAAAAGAGCCTTCTGGGGGGAATAATTGGGCCCCGCTTCAGGCTGGAGATACTTTGAAAAATGCCCTTGAGAAGCATTTATCCGAATTGTTGGCTTTATCCCCTGATGAATTGAGAAACAATAGATATTCCAAATTTAGAAAAATGGGAAAATATTTGGAATCTCAGTCTATCGAAAGTGAAATTTCAGTTTAA
- a CDS encoding S1 RNA-binding domain-containing protein → MAGSDPQPKKATPQRPAINAPRKPLQVMHISRKPEEEIINEESSEKEFSEQPKDRRFAEKVLAPKEISYLKKAPEQQNSIGKDSSDDFQSETMEDLLRSENNTNYKNNIEAFDDQNIFEQKSRTVDEFDFDEDEFLAALEENQPIGTTGEIAKGSVIAVESDGIYVDIGGKAPGFMPKNECGLGVITNLKERFPKGLKVEVLVTREQNADGMVTISCRALELRKSWDKVQNLAKEGKVIRVKINGFNRGGVTCDFEGLRGFIPRSQLEDGENHQSLVSKTISTAFLEVNPERRKLVLSEKKAAIASRFSELEIGQLIEGEILTIKPYGFFVDLRGVSGLLHHSMVTNGSMRSLREVFQPGESIKALITDLDPSRGRIGLNTALLEGPPGELITDKTKVMEEANERAIKARNSLNKEKVDPQKEKEDINLSS, encoded by the coding sequence ATGGCCGGGTCAGATCCTCAGCCTAAAAAAGCAACTCCCCAAAGGCCGGCAATAAATGCACCTCGCAAGCCATTGCAGGTTATGCATATCAGTCGAAAGCCTGAAGAAGAAATAATCAATGAAGAATCATCTGAGAAAGAATTCTCCGAGCAACCTAAGGATAGAAGATTTGCTGAAAAGGTTCTAGCTCCAAAAGAAATTTCTTACTTAAAGAAAGCACCTGAACAACAAAATTCAATCGGGAAAGACTCTAGCGATGATTTCCAGTCAGAGACAATGGAAGATCTTCTAAGATCTGAGAATAATACTAACTATAAAAATAATATTGAAGCCTTCGATGATCAAAATATTTTTGAACAAAAAAGTAGAACAGTTGATGAATTTGATTTTGATGAAGACGAATTCTTAGCAGCCTTAGAAGAAAACCAACCAATCGGGACAACTGGAGAAATTGCAAAAGGTTCAGTTATTGCAGTTGAAAGTGATGGTATTTATGTAGACATAGGGGGTAAAGCTCCTGGATTCATGCCGAAAAATGAATGTGGTCTAGGTGTAATTACAAATTTAAAAGAGCGTTTCCCAAAAGGGTTAAAAGTCGAAGTTCTTGTTACTAGAGAACAAAATGCAGATGGGATGGTAACAATCAGTTGTAGGGCGTTAGAACTAAGAAAAAGCTGGGACAAAGTTCAAAATCTTGCAAAAGAAGGAAAAGTTATTCGAGTTAAAATAAATGGTTTTAACCGTGGGGGTGTTACTTGCGACTTCGAAGGTTTAAGAGGTTTTATTCCTAGATCTCAGCTTGAAGATGGAGAAAATCATCAATCTCTTGTTTCAAAAACAATTAGTACTGCTTTTTTAGAGGTAAATCCAGAGAGGCGAAAACTTGTTCTCTCCGAAAAGAAAGCTGCAATTGCTTCAAGATTTTCAGAATTAGAAATTGGACAACTAATCGAGGGCGAAATCTTAACAATAAAACCTTATGGTTTTTTTGTTGATTTGAGGGGTGTAAGTGGATTGTTGCATCATTCAATGGTAACTAATGGAAGCATGAGAAGCCTTAGAGAAGTTTTTCAACCAGGTGAATCCATCAAAGCTTTGATAACTGATTTAGATCCCTCTAGAGGACGAATTGGATTAAATACAGCTCTTTTAGAGGGCCCTCCAGGAGAACTTATTACTGATAAGACAAAAGTTATGGAAGAGGCAAATGAGAGAGCGATTAAAGCGCGAAATAGCTTGAATAAAGAAAAAGTTGATCCTCAAAAGGAAAAGGAAGACATCAACTTATCCTCATAA
- a CDS encoding long-chain acyl-[acyl-carrier-protein] reductase, producing the protein MFGLIGHSTSFEDAKRKALGLGYDHIAQGDLDVWCTAPPQLVENVKVVSAIGKTIEGAYIDSCFVPEMLSRFKTARRKVLNAMELAQKKEISITALGGFTSIIFENFNLLQNQQVRNTTLDWQRFTTGNTHTAWVICRQLEQNAPRIGIDLSKSKVAVVGATGDIGSAVCRWLSNRTGVSELLLVARQQKPLLELQSQLGGGRILSLDDALPEADIVIWVASMPKTLEIDPSKIKRPCLMIDGGYPKNLGEKFSGPGIHVLKGGIVQFFKDIGWSMMELAEMENPKREMFACFAEAMLLEFENCHTNFSWGRNNITLEKMDFIGKASERHGFSAVGLKSNIQTLTV; encoded by the coding sequence ATGTTTGGTCTAATTGGACATTCAACAAGTTTTGAAGATGCCAAGCGAAAGGCATTAGGCTTGGGGTATGACCATATCGCTCAAGGGGATTTGGACGTATGGTGTACTGCACCTCCTCAGTTGGTTGAGAATGTGAAAGTTGTCAGTGCGATCGGAAAGACTATTGAGGGAGCATATATAGACTCATGCTTTGTTCCAGAGATGCTAAGTCGCTTCAAAACTGCAAGAAGAAAGGTTTTGAATGCAATGGAGTTGGCGCAAAAGAAAGAGATCAGTATCACTGCTCTAGGTGGCTTTACATCAATAATTTTTGAGAATTTTAATTTGCTCCAAAATCAACAAGTTAGAAATACGACTCTTGATTGGCAAAGGTTTACCACTGGTAATACTCATACAGCTTGGGTGATATGTAGGCAGCTAGAGCAAAATGCACCTCGAATAGGAATTGATTTGAGTAAATCAAAAGTAGCTGTTGTTGGCGCTACTGGTGACATTGGCAGTGCTGTTTGTAGGTGGCTTTCCAATCGAACTGGTGTTTCTGAACTCCTTTTAGTAGCCAGACAGCAAAAGCCTTTACTTGAACTTCAATCTCAACTTGGAGGAGGAAGAATTCTTAGTCTTGATGATGCTTTACCAGAAGCAGATATTGTTATTTGGGTTGCAAGCATGCCTAAAACCTTAGAAATTGACCCATCTAAAATTAAAAGACCTTGTTTAATGATTGATGGTGGATACCCTAAAAACTTGGGTGAGAAGTTTTCAGGACCTGGAATACACGTATTAAAAGGAGGAATAGTTCAATTTTTCAAAGATATTGGTTGGAGCATGATGGAATTGGCTGAGATGGAAAATCCTAAAAGAGAAATGTTTGCTTGTTTTGCTGAAGCAATGCTTCTTGAATTCGAGAATTGTCATACCAACTTCAGTTGGGGAAGAAATAATATAACGTTGGAAAAGATGGATTTCATCGGCAAGGCTTCTGAAAGGCACGGGTTTTCGGCTGTTGGTTTGAAATCAAATATTCAGACATTAACCGTCTGA
- a CDS encoding protochlorophyllide reductase — MALVQAAPGTVLITGTTSGVGLYATKSLVERGWRVITANRCSLRAEASASAVGLPTNSPRQLKHIQIDLGDLDSVRNGAKSLLEDLEKPLDALVCNAAVYLPRLKKPLRSPQGYEISMATNHFGHFLLIQMLLENLSKSSRPVWKGRSWGVESSRVVILGTVTANNKELGGKIPIPAPADLGNLSGFEEGFCDPISMASGKRFKPGKAYKDSKLCNMITTQELHRRFNSSPILFSSLYPGCVANTRLFRNTPKLFQWLFPWFQKLITGGFVSEALAGDRVAQVVSDPQFAISGVHWSWGNRQRKDRQQFSQELSDRVTDPVTSRKVWELSMRLVGLK; from the coding sequence ATGGCTCTAGTACAAGCGGCACCAGGAACTGTATTGATTACTGGAACAACATCAGGAGTTGGGTTATATGCCACAAAGTCTTTGGTTGAGAGGGGGTGGAGAGTTATTACTGCTAATAGATGTTCTTTGAGAGCTGAAGCGTCTGCATCCGCAGTTGGATTACCTACCAATAGTCCAAGACAACTTAAACATATACAAATTGATCTTGGCGACTTGGATAGCGTACGTAATGGGGCTAAAAGTCTTCTAGAAGATTTGGAAAAGCCATTGGATGCTTTGGTTTGTAATGCTGCTGTATATCTTCCGCGTTTAAAAAAACCTTTGAGATCTCCACAGGGATATGAAATATCAATGGCAACGAATCATTTTGGGCACTTTTTATTAATTCAGATGCTATTGGAAAATCTTAGTAAGTCTTCAAGACCAGTTTGGAAGGGAAGATCTTGGGGGGTGGAATCATCTAGAGTGGTTATCTTAGGAACAGTAACTGCTAACAATAAAGAACTTGGCGGGAAAATACCAATACCAGCTCCTGCTGATCTGGGAAATCTATCTGGTTTTGAAGAAGGTTTTTGCGATCCCATCTCAATGGCTAGTGGAAAACGTTTTAAACCAGGGAAAGCCTATAAAGACAGTAAGTTATGCAATATGATTACAACCCAAGAATTACATAGGCGATTTAATTCTTCTCCAATTCTTTTTAGTTCTCTATATCCAGGATGTGTAGCTAATACTAGATTATTTAGAAACACTCCTAAACTATTTCAGTGGTTGTTTCCATGGTTTCAGAAATTAATAACAGGAGGTTTCGTAAGTGAAGCACTGGCTGGCGATAGAGTCGCCCAAGTTGTTTCAGACCCTCAATTTGCTATTTCTGGAGTTCATTGGAGTTGGGGTAATAGACAACGCAAGGATAGACAACAATTTTCACAAGAATTGTCTGATCGAGTCACTGATCCAGTGACCTCTAGAAAAGTTTGGGAATTGTCTATGCGATTAGTTGGGCTGAAATAA
- a CDS encoding creatininase family protein has protein sequence MTWPEASKAASENGSTLVWPFGACEQHGPHLPLITDTFFAENILIKTLNRLPENMPIWMMPSQSIGFSPEHQAFPGTLSLSADVLISMVTDVGQQIASMGFNRLVFFNAHGGQIGLLQAVSRQLRIQCPSIAVLPCFLWSGVPGLDQLLPEKEVEEGLHAALAETSLMLHMARDLVRNDSYLEIKNVDKQIVTTPKGWSLEGASPCAWLTEDLSSSGVIGDASSSNSELGAALENALVDHWIALFTSLLESDWPPIRSERPVSSS, from the coding sequence TTGACATGGCCTGAGGCCTCTAAAGCCGCTTCAGAGAATGGATCTACATTGGTTTGGCCCTTTGGTGCATGTGAACAACATGGACCACATTTACCTTTGATTACTGATACTTTTTTTGCTGAAAATATTTTAATCAAGACTCTTAATAGGTTGCCAGAAAATATGCCGATATGGATGATGCCATCTCAATCGATTGGTTTTTCTCCTGAACATCAAGCTTTCCCAGGAACTTTGTCCCTATCAGCTGATGTTTTGATTTCAATGGTTACTGATGTTGGCCAGCAAATAGCCTCTATGGGATTTAATAGATTAGTTTTTTTTAACGCTCATGGTGGGCAAATTGGTCTGCTCCAGGCGGTTTCAAGGCAGTTGAGAATTCAATGTCCTTCAATAGCTGTATTGCCTTGTTTCCTTTGGAGTGGTGTCCCAGGATTAGATCAACTTTTACCTGAAAAAGAGGTTGAGGAGGGACTTCATGCGGCATTAGCGGAAACAAGTCTTATGTTGCACATGGCTAGAGATTTGGTACGAAATGATTCTTACTTAGAAATAAAGAATGTAGATAAACAAATAGTTACTACCCCAAAAGGGTGGAGCCTTGAAGGAGCATCACCGTGCGCATGGTTGACAGAAGATTTGAGCTCATCTGGAGTTATTGGCGATGCAAGTTCTTCAAATTCTGAATTGGGTGCCGCTTTAGAAAATGCACTAGTAGATCATTGGATTGCCCTATTTACAAGCCTTTTGGAGAGTGATTGGCCGCCAATTAGGTCAGAAAGGCCTGTTTCTAGCAGTTAA
- a CDS encoding SDR family oxidoreductase — protein sequence MSTVLITGASRGIGRATAKAFADSGWDLLLLARSEEALARLVEEIDNKKVKVFYKSIDLSNPKNISKGIVELMNNGLIPSVLINNAGVAWTGDLLSMPLEKWEWIMQMNLTSIFQVCSEVVPLMRNKGGLVINVSSHASRNIFPQWGAYCVSKAALASFTKSLAEEERKNLIRACTLTLGSVNSSLWDSDSVGMQFDRDSMLSVDQVACELLHLASQPTNQIIEDVTLMPSAGAF from the coding sequence TTGTCAACAGTATTAATTACGGGCGCTTCTAGAGGAATTGGGAGAGCAACTGCTAAAGCTTTTGCTGATTCTGGATGGGACTTACTACTTCTAGCTAGGTCTGAAGAAGCTCTAGCAAGACTTGTAGAAGAAATTGATAACAAAAAAGTTAAGGTTTTCTACAAATCTATTGATCTAAGTAATCCTAAAAATATATCTAAGGGAATAGTTGAATTAATGAATAATGGTTTGATTCCCTCAGTTCTAATTAATAATGCTGGAGTTGCTTGGACTGGAGATCTTTTATCAATGCCCCTTGAAAAATGGGAATGGATCATGCAAATGAATCTCACCAGCATCTTTCAGGTTTGCTCTGAGGTGGTTCCTTTAATGAGAAATAAAGGAGGATTAGTTATCAACGTTAGTAGTCATGCTTCTCGAAATATTTTTCCACAATGGGGAGCCTATTGTGTTTCCAAAGCAGCTCTAGCAAGTTTTACCAAATCCTTAGCAGAAGAAGAACGTAAGAATTTAATACGAGCATGCACACTTACTCTTGGATCGGTAAATTCATCTCTTTGGGATTCTGATAGCGTTGGGATGCAATTTGATAGAGATTCGATGCTTTCAGTTGATCAAGTTGCATGTGAACTTTTACATCTTGCTAGTCAACCAACTAATCAAATTATCGAGGATGTAACTTTGATGCCATCTGCCGGAGCCTTTTAA
- a CDS encoding aldehyde oxygenase (deformylating): protein MQAFASNNLTVEKEELSSNSLPDFTSESYKDAYSRINAVVIEGEQEAYSNFLDLAKLIPEHADELVRLGKMEKKHMNGFCACGRNLAVKPDMPFAKTFFSKLHNNFLEAFKVGDTTTCLLIQCILIESFAISAYHVYIRVADPFAKRITEGVVQDEYLHLNYGQEWLKANLETVKKDLMRANKENLPLIKSMLDEVSNDAEVLHMDKEELMEEFMIAYQDSLLEIGLDNREIARMALAAVI, encoded by the coding sequence ATGCAAGCTTTTGCATCCAACAATTTAACCGTAGAAAAAGAAGAGCTAAGTTCTAACTCTCTTCCAGATTTCACCTCAGAATCTTACAAAGATGCTTACAGCAGAATCAATGCAGTTGTAATTGAAGGGGAGCAAGAAGCTTATTCTAATTTTCTTGATCTCGCTAAATTGATTCCTGAACATGCAGATGAGCTTGTGAGGCTAGGGAAGATGGAGAAAAAGCATATGAATGGTTTTTGTGCTTGCGGGAGAAATCTTGCTGTAAAGCCTGATATGCCTTTTGCAAAGACCTTTTTCTCAAAACTCCATAATAATTTTTTAGAGGCTTTCAAAGTAGGAGATACGACTACCTGTCTCCTAATTCAATGCATCTTGATTGAATCTTTTGCAATATCCGCATATCACGTTTATATACGTGTTGCTGATCCATTCGCCAAAAGAATCACAGAGGGTGTTGTCCAAGATGAATACTTGCATTTGAACTATGGTCAAGAATGGCTTAAGGCCAATCTAGAGACAGTTAAGAAAGATCTTATGAGGGCTAATAAGGAAAACTTGCCTCTTATAAAGTCCATGCTCGATGAAGTTTCAAACGACGCCGAAGTCCTTCATATGGATAAAGAAGAGTTAATGGAGGAATTTATGATTGCTTATCAAGATTCCCTTCTTGAAATAGGTCTTGATAATAGAGAAATTGCAAGAATGGCTCTTGCAGCGGTGATATAA
- a CDS encoding Tab2/Atab2 family RNA-binding protein, with amino-acid sequence MIASKKPNLKKTDWEIDFYSRPIIDENGKKRWELLITSTNNFKDKKTFKWEKICPASSVNSIWLKDAFDEAIDEAYLQGWDKPSVIRCWRSSMKTMIKRAADQIGIELISSRRTYSLLEWLIERERSFYPQQKGYTGVNLAPPSNPITNQAIPLPEEVRGESWSFASLSLNTLREADEWEIEFSNLIPIKDSINENISIPGIRLFSPKRSLALAAWLGGLEPAKLLIEGTQIILEAGQADRWLVTDVEEEAKKVIENNFLNTKLYADGLQFISVQKSPEENSLHGFWMLKDIEEY; translated from the coding sequence GTGATTGCATCAAAAAAACCTAATTTAAAAAAAACAGACTGGGAAATAGATTTTTATTCCCGCCCAATAATTGATGAAAATGGAAAAAAAAGATGGGAATTATTAATTACATCTACAAATAATTTCAAAGACAAGAAAACATTTAAATGGGAAAAGATATGTCCAGCATCAAGTGTTAATTCAATTTGGTTAAAAGATGCATTTGATGAAGCCATTGATGAAGCTTATTTACAAGGTTGGGATAAACCATCAGTTATTCGATGTTGGCGATCCTCTATGAAAACAATGATAAAACGTGCAGCAGATCAAATAGGAATTGAACTTATTTCTAGCAGAAGAACATATTCATTATTGGAGTGGCTTATTGAAAGAGAAAGGAGTTTCTATCCTCAGCAAAAAGGGTATACCGGCGTTAATCTTGCTCCTCCTTCAAACCCAATTACAAACCAAGCCATCCCTTTACCAGAGGAAGTAAGAGGTGAATCATGGAGCTTTGCTTCCTTATCTCTAAATACACTTAGAGAGGCTGATGAATGGGAAATAGAGTTTTCTAATTTAATTCCCATAAAAGATTCAATTAATGAAAATATATCTATTCCAGGTATTAGGCTTTTTAGCCCAAAAAGATCCTTGGCACTTGCAGCTTGGCTAGGGGGACTTGAACCAGCAAAGCTTTTAATAGAAGGTACTCAAATAATTCTAGAGGCAGGGCAAGCTGACAGATGGTTAGTAACTGATGTCGAAGAAGAAGCTAAAAAAGTTATTGAAAATAATTTTCTAAATACAAAATTATATGCAGATGGACTTCAATTTATTTCAGTTCAAAAAAGTCCTGAAGAAAATTCTCTACATGGGTTTTGGATGCTAAAAGATATTGAAGAGTATTAA
- a CDS encoding phosphoribosylanthranilate isomerase, whose amino-acid sequence MIRKSSSKKSTAIKICGLTKTSQARSIAELKINAIGVIGVKNSPRFVPEEECMKIFNEVEKVSSSIEKVLVIANAKLEEVKCINNRSTPPSVIQLHGNESVDYCRELKNEFPGIKIWKAFRLKAINDLENISQYEKNIDAILIDAWDKKSLGGTGNRVPIELLLNKTFKAPWILAGGISAEIIPEIFSKLRPDGIDASSRLEISPGIKDIKKVASLVREIREQD is encoded by the coding sequence ATGATCAGAAAATCTTCTTCTAAAAAGTCAACAGCAATAAAAATTTGTGGCCTAACAAAGACTTCGCAAGCACGATCGATAGCGGAATTAAAAATAAATGCTATTGGCGTTATTGGCGTTAAAAATTCACCTCGTTTTGTACCTGAAGAAGAATGCATGAAAATTTTTAATGAAGTAGAAAAAGTTTCTTCAAGTATTGAGAAAGTATTAGTAATCGCAAATGCAAAATTAGAGGAGGTCAAATGTATAAATAACAGATCAACCCCACCATCAGTAATCCAATTGCATGGGAATGAATCAGTTGATTATTGTCGAGAATTAAAGAATGAATTTCCAGGAATTAAAATATGGAAAGCCTTCAGGTTAAAAGCTATTAATGATTTAGAAAATATAAGTCAATATGAAAAGAATATTGATGCTATTCTCATAGATGCTTGGGATAAAAAATCACTTGGAGGCACTGGGAATAGAGTCCCAATAGAATTACTACTTAATAAAACTTTTAAAGCTCCTTGGATCTTAGCTGGTGGAATATCTGCTGAAATAATTCCTGAAATTTTTTCTAAACTTAGACCTGATGGTATTGATGCATCTAGTCGACTAGAGATATCTCCAGGTATTAAAGACATTAAGAAAGTTGCATCTCTTGTTCGCGAAATAAGAGAACAAGATTAA